From one Bacillus sp. FJAT-42376 genomic stretch:
- a CDS encoding divergent PAP2 family protein codes for MKKLIRNRGILTALSAIGIAQGLKIFGHKRLTGKWDWRPVFSTGGMPSSHSAGVSSLATYVAAKNGSSSIETALAVIFGVIVMYDAQGIRRHTGEIAKLVNDIDEDIEVLSGHFPGLGHVKQKEELNELLGHQPEEVAYGALLGIVIGLISAKTESE; via the coding sequence GTGAAGAAATTGATTAGAAATCGAGGAATATTGACCGCTTTATCTGCAATAGGGATTGCACAAGGATTAAAGATTTTTGGCCATAAACGGCTGACCGGCAAATGGGATTGGCGGCCGGTATTTTCAACGGGGGGGATGCCGAGTTCCCACTCTGCAGGTGTTTCTTCACTGGCTACATATGTAGCAGCTAAAAACGGAAGCAGCTCGATTGAGACGGCGTTAGCCGTTATATTCGGCGTAATCGTAATGTATGATGCACAGGGGATCAGGCGTCATACAGGTGAGATTGCGAAGCTTGTGAATGATATTGATGAAGATATTGAGGTCCTTTCCGGTCATTTTCCGGGACTTGGGCATGTAAAGCAGAAAGAGGAGCTTAATGAGCTTTTGGGGCACCAGCCTGAAGAGGTTGCCTATGGGGCTTTGCTTGGAATTGTCATCGGGCTCATCAGTGCAAAAACTGAATCGGAATAA
- a CDS encoding amino acid permease, with amino-acid sequence MSVFRKKSIDQIIRDSGSKGVSLNKTLGAFDLTMLGIGAIIGTGIFVLTGVAAAEHAGPALVLSFILAGIACAFAALCYAEFASSVPVSGSAYTYSYATFGELMAWILGWDLLLEYGLASAAVASGWSGYFQGLLAGFGLHLPTALTSAYSPENGTYFDITAVVIAFLITFLLTKGVRESVRLNAIMVILKIVVVLLFIAVGVWYVKPDNWTPFMPFGFSGVAAGAATVFFAYIGFDAVSSAAEEVKNPQKNMPIGIIASLAVCTVLYIVVSGILTGIVPYTELNVKNPVAFALNYINQDWVAGLISIGAIAGMTTVLLVMMYGLSRLFYAISRDGLLPNGLSKINKKTKTPVKTTYLGCVLVSIFAGFIPLDELANLTSIGTLFAFMSVSIGILVLRSSGQGNQGGFRTPLVPLVPILAFVSCAYLMLQLQKQTWIAFVIWLAIGLVVYFAYGKKHSLLNKKTG; translated from the coding sequence ATGAGTGTATTCAGGAAAAAATCGATTGATCAAATTATCAGAGATTCAGGAAGTAAAGGGGTGTCCCTGAATAAAACGCTTGGAGCGTTTGACCTGACGATGCTCGGGATTGGAGCCATTATCGGGACTGGAATTTTCGTATTAACAGGGGTGGCCGCGGCCGAGCATGCGGGGCCTGCATTGGTTTTATCATTTATTTTGGCCGGTATTGCCTGTGCATTTGCAGCATTGTGCTATGCTGAATTTGCTTCAAGTGTCCCGGTTTCCGGAAGTGCTTATACATACAGCTATGCAACATTCGGGGAATTGATGGCTTGGATATTGGGCTGGGATTTGCTGCTGGAGTACGGTCTTGCCTCTGCTGCGGTTGCAAGCGGATGGTCCGGCTATTTCCAGGGATTGCTGGCCGGATTCGGCCTTCATCTTCCAACAGCCCTGACCAGTGCGTATTCACCCGAAAATGGAACGTATTTTGATATTACGGCAGTTGTGATTGCCTTTTTAATTACCTTCCTTCTGACAAAGGGAGTAAGAGAGTCAGTGCGCCTTAATGCTATAATGGTGATTCTTAAAATCGTCGTCGTGCTTCTTTTCATCGCAGTGGGAGTCTGGTACGTAAAACCGGATAATTGGACACCGTTTATGCCATTCGGTTTCTCAGGAGTTGCTGCAGGTGCAGCGACGGTATTCTTTGCCTATATTGGATTTGATGCCGTATCCTCTGCAGCCGAAGAAGTAAAGAATCCGCAGAAGAACATGCCGATTGGGATTATCGCTTCCCTTGCGGTATGTACAGTCCTATATATTGTAGTTTCCGGAATTCTGACGGGGATTGTTCCTTATACAGAGCTTAATGTGAAAAATCCTGTTGCTTTTGCGCTAAATTATATTAATCAGGATTGGGTAGCAGGTTTAATCTCGATTGGTGCCATTGCCGGAATGACGACGGTTCTTCTCGTGATGATGTACGGCCTGTCCCGTCTGTTTTATGCGATCAGCCGTGACGGACTGCTCCCGAATGGACTGTCGAAAATTAATAAAAAGACAAAGACGCCGGTTAAAACGACTTATCTTGGATGTGTGCTTGTTTCCATTTTTGCGGGCTTCATTCCCCTGGATGAACTCGCTAATCTGACAAGCATCGGTACTCTTTTCGCTTTCATGTCCGTTTCCATTGGAATCCTTGTTCTTCGATCATCCGGACAAGGCAATCAGGGCGGCTTCAGAACCCCGCTCGTGCCGCTTGTCCCGATTTTAGCATTTGTATCCTGTGCGTATTTGATGCTTCAGCTTCAAAAACAGACATGGATTGCCTTTGTCATCTGGCTTGCAATCGGATTGGTCGTTTATTTTGCCTACGGAAAAAAACACAGCTTGCTGAATAAAAAAACTGGATAA
- a CDS encoding DUF3889 domain-containing protein, with protein MKKWISCCLITAVLAGIAEPGAAYAQTHQQEPAYAKWSRIAIMEAKKKYPDAKLLDYLHIGQEDTGTGTVKEKFKLWVRQGTKEFGLYVTVEYDPKTQKVKKIDFKESDR; from the coding sequence ATGAAAAAATGGATATCCTGCTGTCTGATTACCGCAGTATTAGCAGGGATAGCAGAACCAGGGGCTGCATATGCCCAAACGCATCAGCAGGAACCGGCCTATGCAAAATGGTCAAGGATTGCCATCATGGAGGCGAAAAAGAAGTATCCGGATGCGAAGCTGCTCGATTATTTGCATATTGGTCAGGAAGATACCGGTACAGGGACAGTCAAAGAGAAGTTTAAGTTATGGGTGCGGCAGGGTACAAAAGAGTTCGGCTTATATGTAACCGTTGAGTATGATCCAAAGACACAGAAAGTGAAAAAAATTGATTTTAAAGAATCTGACCGCTGA
- a CDS encoding Na+/H+ antiporter NhaC family protein yields MDRKNGLKANPVALLPLMIFIALFILAGVITGDFYKLPMVVAILVAVAAALFMNRKENLTSKVERFAKGAGHPDIMIMVFIYILAGAFSEAAKGMGAVESTVNLALTYFPQSFLVVGLFIIAAFVSLSMGTSMGTIAALGPIAAGISGETEIPVALAVASVIGGAMFGDNLSFISDTTIAAVRTQKTEMLDKFKTNFFIVLPAAIVTAVILIIISLGMNSAVEPKDFSFVKMLPYLGVLIAALAGLNVVAVLGGGIVLTGIIGLADGSFSLLSFSQTMMKGISGMSELIILSVLIGGMVEIIKHNGGIDFLLNAMTKNIRTKKGAEFGIAGLVSATNLSTANNTISIITAGPLAKNIADQYDIDRRKSASILDIFSCSVQGLIPYGAQMLAGAQLVKASPLSILPYTFYPMLTLLCGILAIAFGLPRLKPKAGSKKTDAGKLEENYTN; encoded by the coding sequence ATGGATAGAAAGAATGGATTGAAAGCAAATCCGGTGGCCTTATTGCCATTGATGATTTTCATAGCGCTGTTTATTTTAGCCGGTGTGATTACGGGCGACTTCTACAAGCTTCCGATGGTAGTGGCGATCCTTGTTGCCGTTGCTGCTGCACTGTTTATGAATCGAAAGGAAAATCTGACGTCAAAGGTTGAACGGTTCGCCAAAGGGGCAGGGCATCCGGATATTATGATTATGGTCTTTATCTATATTCTTGCCGGTGCGTTCTCTGAAGCGGCAAAGGGAATGGGAGCAGTTGAATCAACCGTTAATCTTGCGTTAACGTACTTCCCTCAAAGTTTCCTTGTTGTCGGGTTGTTTATTATCGCTGCTTTTGTTTCTCTATCAATGGGAACTTCAATGGGGACAATCGCAGCCCTCGGACCGATTGCTGCAGGAATAAGCGGCGAAACAGAAATTCCAGTCGCTCTTGCGGTTGCATCCGTTATCGGAGGCGCGATGTTTGGGGATAACCTGTCCTTTATCTCCGATACGACCATTGCTGCGGTCCGGACACAGAAGACCGAGATGCTGGACAAGTTTAAGACGAACTTTTTCATCGTGCTTCCCGCAGCGATTGTTACAGCTGTTATTCTGATCATCATTTCGCTTGGAATGAACTCAGCGGTTGAGCCGAAGGATTTCAGTTTCGTTAAAATGCTTCCTTACCTCGGAGTTCTCATTGCAGCTCTCGCTGGATTAAACGTTGTAGCTGTTCTTGGTGGAGGGATTGTTTTGACCGGAATCATCGGGCTTGCGGATGGAAGCTTCAGCCTTCTGTCCTTTTCTCAAACGATGATGAAGGGGATCTCTGGAATGTCCGAGCTTATCATCCTATCTGTTCTGATTGGCGGAATGGTTGAAATCATTAAGCATAACGGCGGGATTGATTTCCTTCTTAATGCAATGACGAAAAACATCCGTACAAAAAAAGGAGCGGAGTTTGGCATAGCCGGACTTGTCAGTGCGACAAATCTATCGACTGCCAACAACACCATCTCGATTATTACAGCCGGTCCGCTGGCTAAAAATATTGCGGATCAGTATGACATCGATAGAAGAAAATCTGCCAGCATCCTGGATATTTTCTCCTGCAGCGTGCAGGGACTGATTCCATATGGTGCGCAAATGCTTGCAGGTGCCCAGCTTGTTAAAGCTTCTCCTTTAAGCATTCTGCCATATACCTTCTATCCGATGCTTACACTTCTATGCGGAATTTTAGCCATTGCCTTCGGTTTGCCGAGACTGAAACCGAAAGCAGGAAGCAAAAAAACGGATGCCGGCAAACTGGAAGAGAACTATACGAATTAA
- a CDS encoding acyltransferase, which yields MAKEAGKKSGKSYLFEIHFLRAFACLAVVAVHVSATNSGMNSDTYNWFSYFLNQIGRFGTPIFAVISGFLLFFQVRNKGFQFGKFMKSRFAKVIIPFILWSVAYRYMMYIYNGQGIGDPMEELGGFLQGKAFYHLYFISIVVQFYLVFPLLQKLFRTQTTIIIFLFVSFLISYNMYGIKAPFDGPVGEFIASKSFMPVWIFYFAFGAFLAYYWEGIRNFALKRPIQMLILALAVSAGAVIEYNVKGYVSNRRLSNLANIPLLSIATIGIYPLLARLQVIKQPLVLIGKYSMGIYLIHPMVLYLMARHLPESYWNVNYVGLMYIAVMVICVAAIRLITFIPLTTFLLPVPKIKKPAQEKQVDAAAENERQSA from the coding sequence ATGGCAAAAGAGGCTGGCAAGAAAAGCGGTAAATCGTATTTGTTTGAAATTCATTTCCTGCGTGCTTTCGCTTGTTTAGCGGTTGTGGCGGTACATGTGTCTGCGACAAATTCCGGTATGAACAGCGATACGTATAACTGGTTTTCTTATTTTCTGAACCAGATCGGCCGGTTCGGAACCCCCATTTTTGCGGTAATCAGCGGTTTTCTTTTGTTTTTCCAAGTACGGAACAAAGGGTTCCAGTTTGGGAAGTTTATGAAGTCACGCTTTGCCAAAGTCATTATCCCGTTTATTTTATGGAGTGTAGCCTACCGTTATATGATGTACATTTATAACGGGCAGGGAATCGGCGATCCGATGGAAGAACTGGGAGGATTCCTGCAGGGGAAGGCATTTTATCATCTTTATTTCATTTCCATTGTTGTGCAATTTTATCTTGTTTTTCCGCTTCTTCAAAAACTGTTCAGAACACAGACAACCATTATAATTTTTCTGTTTGTGTCGTTTTTAATCAGCTACAATATGTACGGAATAAAGGCCCCGTTTGATGGACCGGTCGGCGAGTTCATTGCGAGTAAATCCTTTATGCCCGTTTGGATTTTCTATTTTGCTTTTGGTGCGTTCCTTGCTTACTACTGGGAAGGAATCCGCAATTTCGCGCTAAAGCGTCCGATTCAAATGCTGATCCTTGCACTGGCTGTTTCTGCGGGAGCTGTCATTGAGTATAACGTGAAAGGCTATGTTTCAAACCGAAGACTTTCCAATTTGGCTAATATTCCGCTTCTATCCATAGCGACAATTGGAATTTACCCGCTTCTTGCCAGGCTTCAGGTCATTAAGCAGCCGCTCGTTTTAATCGGAAAGTATTCGATGGGGATTTATCTTATTCATCCTATGGTGCTGTATTTAATGGCCAGACATTTGCCGGAGTCTTATTGGAATGTTAACTATGTAGGCCTTATGTATATTGCCGTGATGGTGATTTGTGTCGCGGCAATCCGCCTGATTACATTTATTCCGCTCACGACGTTCCTTCTTCCTGTGCCGAAGATCAAGAAACCTGCCCAGGAGAAACAAGTGGATGCTGCTGCAGAAAATGAAAGACAGTCTGCCTAG
- a CDS encoding GerAB/ArcD/ProY family transporter, which yields MSRVSAKELFYLIFIFEIGSAILLDPAKQAMKDSWLAILLGYAASIPLFLIYIALAKLSGKKTMVGILLALLGKKAGALASSLYILYFLYICARVLRDFGELLIITAYDETFLVVISSFMMLAVMYFGIKRFHVIAAVSKPLFYSITIPFVIVVSFEVISGIVDLHELLPIAQNGPMPILKTIFPTIMTFPFGEMVVFTMFYPLVCDSVKLVKITLSSIFLATLVLVTTAALHVSILGAEMTKNFVFPILATVSLINISDFIQRLDSIVVILMIIVGFSKVFLFFYAALRGTVELTGTKNPIPPALIYGISLIACSLFIANTQYEHFQEGLVFVPYFLHIPFQMVFPSLILGILWLKKKKAQKKGASNEIYKEI from the coding sequence ATGAGCAGAGTGTCAGCGAAGGAGCTGTTTTATTTAATTTTCATATTTGAAATAGGTAGCGCCATCCTTCTTGATCCTGCTAAACAGGCAATGAAGGATTCATGGCTTGCCATTTTGCTTGGCTATGCAGCGAGCATTCCCCTTTTTCTCATTTACATTGCTCTCGCAAAACTTTCCGGCAAAAAGACCATGGTAGGAATTCTTCTTGCGCTGCTCGGGAAAAAAGCGGGCGCCCTCGCTTCGTCTCTATATATTCTTTACTTCTTATATATCTGTGCCCGGGTTTTAAGGGATTTCGGTGAGCTGCTCATTATTACCGCCTATGACGAAACATTTTTGGTCGTCATCAGCAGCTTTATGATGCTTGCCGTCATGTACTTTGGCATTAAGCGATTCCACGTGATCGCAGCTGTATCGAAACCTTTGTTTTATTCCATTACCATCCCATTTGTGATTGTGGTTTCCTTCGAAGTCATTTCAGGAATTGTTGATCTTCATGAATTGCTGCCCATTGCACAAAATGGACCGATGCCGATTTTAAAAACGATTTTTCCGACGATTATGACCTTTCCTTTTGGAGAAATGGTGGTGTTCACCATGTTTTATCCGCTCGTCTGTGACAGTGTAAAACTGGTCAAAATTACACTCTCTTCTATTTTTCTGGCCACCCTTGTGCTGGTTACCACTGCTGCGCTGCATGTTTCCATCCTCGGAGCGGAAATGACGAAAAACTTTGTTTTCCCGATCCTTGCGACCGTGTCGCTCATCAATATCTCTGATTTTATTCAGCGCCTTGATTCGATTGTCGTCATTCTCATGATCATTGTAGGATTCTCCAAGGTATTCCTCTTCTTTTATGCGGCATTAAGAGGAACCGTCGAGTTGACCGGAACAAAAAATCCGATCCCTCCTGCTCTGATATATGGCATTTCCCTCATTGCCTGCTCGCTGTTTATCGCCAATACCCAATATGAGCATTTTCAGGAAGGGCTCGTATTTGTCCCATACTTCCTTCATATCCCCTTTCAAATGGTGTTTCCTTCCCTGATCTTGGGAATACTTTGGTTAAAGAAAAAAAAGGCTCAGAAAAAAGGGGCATCCAATGAAATTTATAAAGAAATTTAA
- a CDS encoding Ger(x)C family spore germination protein — protein MKKWLLILCVLPLLSSCGTQQELNDLSIVIGIGMDEADPGYQVTLQLVDPSEISTSAGKSSGGKAVPVINMVGKGASLNEAFQEAVSKISRRTFYSHLSVVVIGEPLARRGITEIIEHLERGSEIRSSLLLLTAKDQTALEVLSALPPLTKVPALSALGKLENNMENYGSVIRVNIIDWVKMNQHRGMYAVMPGIYNNGDPNVFTKQANLEQSEPYSTAVGYTAVFSKQGKLMYWLGPNETKAMLILQNKIRRTFVNAPCDSEHISYELPFSKSSSQVAVENGRAVIKVNVRTRSELYSLGCMKNKKLTEEIIRRLEHEMTAKLRSEIMQSISIAQDHKTDLFGFGQILATEDAQQWKRIKHQWDQLFEEAEIHVKVSTELLRGGVIESHM, from the coding sequence ATGAAAAAATGGCTGCTGATTCTATGTGTTCTTCCTCTTCTCTCATCCTGCGGGACCCAGCAGGAGCTTAATGATCTTTCCATCGTGATTGGAATCGGAATGGATGAGGCGGATCCCGGCTACCAGGTTACCCTGCAGCTGGTCGATCCGAGTGAGATCTCGACGAGCGCCGGCAAGTCCTCCGGAGGCAAAGCGGTCCCTGTGATTAATATGGTCGGGAAAGGTGCATCCCTCAACGAGGCTTTCCAGGAAGCCGTCTCCAAAATTTCAAGGAGAACGTTCTACAGCCATCTCTCCGTTGTGGTGATCGGAGAACCGTTGGCGCGGCGGGGAATTACAGAAATCATTGAGCATTTGGAAAGAGGCTCGGAAATTCGAAGCAGCCTTCTTCTCCTGACCGCTAAGGACCAGACCGCACTTGAAGTTCTGTCCGCTCTGCCTCCCCTTACGAAGGTTCCGGCCTTATCCGCTCTCGGAAAGCTGGAAAACAATATGGAAAACTACGGATCTGTCATTAGAGTCAATATTATTGACTGGGTAAAAATGAACCAGCACCGCGGTATGTATGCAGTGATGCCGGGGATTTATAATAACGGGGATCCGAACGTTTTTACGAAACAGGCAAATTTGGAACAAAGTGAACCTTATTCCACGGCGGTCGGCTACACGGCGGTCTTCAGCAAGCAAGGCAAATTAATGTATTGGCTCGGTCCCAATGAGACGAAAGCCATGCTGATCCTGCAAAATAAAATCAGACGGACTTTCGTCAATGCACCGTGTGACAGTGAGCATATTTCCTATGAATTGCCCTTCTCAAAATCCTCTTCCCAAGTAGCTGTAGAGAACGGAAGAGCCGTTATCAAAGTGAATGTGAGAACAAGAAGCGAGCTGTATTCGCTTGGCTGCATGAAAAATAAGAAACTGACGGAAGAAATCATCCGGAGACTCGAGCATGAAATGACGGCGAAATTAAGATCTGAAATCATGCAATCCATCTCCATCGCTCAAGATCATAAAACCGATCTGTTTGGCTTTGGACAAATTTTGGCTACTGAGGATGCACAGCAATGGAAACGGATTAAACACCAGTGGGATCAGCTATTTGAAGAGGCAGAGATTCATGTAAAAGTATCGACTGAGCTGCTGAGAGGCGGAGTCATTGAAAGCCATATGTAA
- a CDS encoding spore germination protein: MTVQNELAGNLKQNIRDIKTALHTMQDLSVHPILLPSQPSSEGCLIRLKGISDDTKVTEKVLHPILYSNEMPLKKDFLKKLTQRVLASDFTIGSTCKEAAEAILEGHTVFLIEGYKGFIDLETSGGERRAVEEPSSQMVIRGPKESFNETLRTNVALIRRRLKSPDLKLEQYVIGEISRTKVNVMYIDKKVSPETLQLVKDRLTGSEAKAVLESGYIERVLEDHQITLFPTMNNTERPDEVVSSLLAGRIAILVDGTPFVLLCPTSFRHYFYSPEDQYQSNISGKLIVMLRYIAFFLSVFAPSIYIGMITHHQALIPTSLLISLYSQREGVPFPALIEVLIMEVTFEILREAGVRLPRAIGQAVSIVGALVIGQTTVQAGLVSTAVVIVVSITAISSFTLPNYSLAITARIVRFILMFVTYFLGYYGLMLAAIMFMGHLYHLTTLGTPYMANGAQAGKGNGKP, from the coding sequence ATGACCGTTCAGAATGAGCTTGCAGGTAATTTAAAGCAAAATATCCGCGATATCAAAACAGCTCTTCATACGATGCAGGATCTGTCCGTTCATCCAATCCTGCTTCCTTCCCAGCCATCCAGCGAAGGGTGTCTGATCCGGCTGAAGGGCATTTCGGATGATACGAAAGTGACGGAGAAGGTACTCCATCCGATTTTGTATTCAAACGAAATGCCTTTAAAAAAGGACTTTTTAAAAAAGCTGACCCAGCGTGTACTGGCCAGTGATTTCACGATTGGGTCGACCTGCAAAGAGGCGGCAGAGGCCATTCTGGAAGGGCACACTGTTTTTCTGATTGAAGGCTATAAAGGATTTATCGATCTTGAGACATCAGGAGGAGAAAGAAGAGCCGTAGAGGAGCCTTCTTCCCAAATGGTCATCAGAGGTCCAAAAGAGAGTTTCAATGAAACCCTCCGTACGAATGTCGCTTTGATCAGGCGAAGGCTGAAGTCTCCTGATCTTAAGCTTGAGCAATATGTCATCGGCGAGATTTCACGTACGAAGGTAAACGTCATGTACATTGATAAAAAAGTAAGCCCGGAAACGCTTCAGCTTGTAAAAGACAGACTTACAGGCAGTGAAGCAAAAGCGGTACTGGAATCAGGCTATATTGAAAGAGTTTTGGAAGATCATCAAATTACCCTCTTCCCTACAATGAACAATACGGAAAGGCCGGACGAAGTGGTTAGCAGTCTTCTCGCCGGAAGAATTGCGATACTGGTAGACGGCACGCCCTTTGTTCTTCTGTGCCCTACTAGTTTCAGGCATTATTTTTACTCACCTGAGGATCAATACCAGTCAAATATTTCCGGAAAGCTGATTGTGATGCTCCGTTATATCGCTTTCTTCCTATCCGTTTTCGCACCATCTATTTATATCGGCATGATCACTCACCATCAGGCCCTTATTCCGACCTCCCTGCTGATCAGCCTTTATTCTCAGCGCGAAGGCGTTCCGTTCCCGGCGCTTATTGAAGTGCTCATTATGGAAGTAACATTTGAAATTCTGCGTGAAGCCGGGGTGAGGCTTCCTAGAGCAATCGGCCAGGCAGTCTCCATCGTAGGAGCGCTCGTGATTGGTCAAACAACCGTTCAGGCAGGACTTGTTTCCACGGCTGTCGTGATTGTCGTATCGATAACGGCTATTTCAAGCTTTACCCTTCCGAATTACAGTTTAGCCATCACGGCGAGAATAGTCCGGTTTATCTTAATGTTTGTCACATATTTCCTCGGCTATTATGGATTGATGCTCGCGGCAATTATGTTCATGGGGCACCTTTATCACCTCACAACACTCGGCACTCCGTATATGGCTAACGGGGCCCAGGCTGGAAAAGGAAACGGGAAACCATGA